One Coffea arabica cultivar ET-39 chromosome 5c, Coffea Arabica ET-39 HiFi, whole genome shotgun sequence DNA window includes the following coding sequences:
- the LOC140007246 gene encoding uncharacterized protein — MIDIFATLHYLEERQVTFAVFQLQGAARFWWNIIRTKWEREQTPRTWVNFVRKFNAKYFPPLVHEKKKNEFIRLRQGTQLVAEYESQYTRLSKFAPELILAEHQRVRCFIRGLNVEIQKDLAIAQITTFSDAVEKALRAENARLQVRNFQVRKQGFSGGSSSQGDKSTPLKFGRGAGGGRFSNTAGETRGTTQSSKATSEQSKVEGVKLKVPARVYSIKQRPVPDSAEVVEGERKLLGNLISLAIKGYDVILGMDWLARTPYRMAPAELKELKLQLQDLLQRGFIRESGSPWAAPVLFVKKKDGTLRLCIDYRGLNNMTVKNKYPLPHIDELFDQLQGAMTLRDYQLYAKFSKCEFWLEKVSFLGHVISREGVAVDPAKVEAITEWKLPENPTEIQSFLGLAGYYCRFIKDFSKLASPLTDLTKKGGRFLWSDKCEHSFQKLKRRLTIAPILALRNGKDSFTIYTNASREGLGCVLMQNQNVIAYASRKLKIHEQNYPTYDLELAAVVFALKK; from the exons ATGATAGATATTTTTGCTACCCTACACTACTTGGAAGAAAGGCAAGTCACTTTTGCGGTCTTCCAACTACAAGGGGCTGCCCGTTTTTGGTGGAATATTATAAGGactaagtgggagagagagcagACCCCAAGAACGTGGGTGAACTTTGTAAGGAAATTTAACGCCAAGTACTTTCCACCCTTGGTCCacgaaaagaagaaaaatgaattcATCCGACTTCGCCAAGGCACTCAATtagtagccgagtatgagagccaGTACACCCGCTTGtcaaaatttgctcctgaactcaTTCTAGCAGAGCATCAGAGGGTGAGATGTTTCATTCGAGGACTCAACGTAGAGATCCAAAAGGACTTGGCGATAGCCCAAATCACTACCTTCAGTGATGCAGTGGAGAAAGCCTTACGAGCTGAAAATGCAAGGCTCCAAGTGAGGAACTTCCAGGTTCGAAAGCAGGGGTTCTCGGGCGGTAGTTCTAGTCAAGGGGATAAGAGTACGCCTCTCAAATTTGGAAGGGGAGCCGGAGGGGGACGATTTTCCAATACAGCAGGAG AGACGAGAGGGACTACGCAATCATCGAAGGCTACCTCGGAGCAGTCGAAAGTGGAGGGAGTGAAACTGAAGGTGCCTGCTCGGGTGTATTCTATCAAGCAACGCCCTGTCCCTGATTCGGcggaggtggtggaag gagagaggaagttatTGGGAAATCTGATAAGTTTGGCCATTAAAGGGTACGATGTGATATTGGGCATGGATTGGTTGGCTAG GACCCCCTACCgtatggcacctgctgaactcAAGGAATTGAAATTGCAGTTGCAAGACCTTCTGCAGCGGGGTTTTATCCGTGAGAGTGGATCGCCTTGGGCGGCACCCGTTctctttgttaaaaagaaggacgggACTTTAAGATTGTGTATCGATTATCGAGGGCTGAACAACATGAccgttaagaataagtacccactACCTCatattgatgaactgtttgaccagttgcaaggagcaaTG ACCCTGAGGGATTATCAGTTGTATGCCAAATTTAGtaaatgtgagttttggctAGAGAAGGTTTCTTTCTTGGGGCATGTGATTTCGAGAGAAGGAGTTGCTGTAGACCCCGCGAAGGTGGAAGCAATAACTGAGTGGAAATTACCTGAAAATCCTACTGAGATCCAGAGTTTTCTAGGGTTAGCAGGTTATTACTGTCGATTTATTAAAGATTTCTCGAAACTTGCCAGTCCTTTAACTGATCTGACAAAGAAGGGTGGTCGATTTCTGTGGAGTGATAAGTGTGAACATAGTTTCCAGAAGTTGAAACGGAGGTTGACCATAGCCCCTATTCTGGCTTTGCGTAACGGTAAGGACAGCTTCACTATTTACACTAATGCTTCGAGGGAAGGTTTAGGGTGTGTATTGATGCAGAACCAAAATGTAATAGCTTATGcttctagaaaattgaaaatcCATGAGCAAAACTATCCCACTTATGACTTAGAGctagccgcagttgtctttgcCCTGAAAAAGTGA